Proteins co-encoded in one Neodiprion lecontei isolate iyNeoLeco1 chromosome 3, iyNeoLeco1.1, whole genome shotgun sequence genomic window:
- the LOC107217456 gene encoding uncharacterized protein LOC107217456 — MFDTEKFIIEIQKRPAIYDVNCDEYNDRNAKMDAWDEMCQVMVPNWDGLTNEERNTEEKNLRGKWRNIRDYFMKELKMQRSQKAGPAARKRKKYIYFDQLYFLLPTVENKRNLVKKASPHHPDSDSEMDNPVIEEYDFPAVQPSTSREYNNVSMSMGQPKMRGRYSTQICETSLNSFDNDIHDILSSHSQPMIQDEDYDRMFLLSLLPMMKQVPDVKKLDVRIQMQQILAAALYASESK, encoded by the exons ATGTTCGACACTGAAAAGTTTATCATTGAGATACAGAAGCGGCCGGCTATTTACGACGTCAACTGCGACGAGTATAACGACAGGAATGCTAAGATGGACGCTTGGGACGAAATGTGCCAGGTGATGGTGCCCAATTGGGACGGCTTGACGAACGAGGAGAGAAACACTGAAG AGAAGAATTTACGCGGGAAATGGAGGAACATCAGGGATTACTTCATGAAGGAGCTGAAGATGCAACGCTCGCAAAAAGCTGGTCCGGCCGcacgaaaaagaaagaaatatatttacttCGACCAGTTGTACTTTCTTCTGCCGACCGTCGAGAACAAAAG AAATCTGGTCAAAAAAGCTTCGCCCCATCACCCGGACAGCGATAGCGAAATGGACAACCCCGTGATCGAGGAATATGATTTTCCGGCCGTGCAACCGAGCACCTCGAGGGAATACAACAACGTGTCGATGAGCATGGGCCAGCCGAAAATGCGGGGTCGATACTCGACGCAGATTTGCGAAACGTCGTTGAACTCGTTCGACAACGATATCCACGACATTTTGTCTTCCCACAGTCAGCCGATGATCCAGGACGAGGATTACGACCGGATGTTTCTCCTCTCGCTTTTGCCGATGATGAAACAAGTCCCCGACGTCAAGAAGCTCGACGTCAGAATACAAATGCAACAAATATTGGCCGCTGCGCTGTACGCGTCTGAGTCAAAATGA